From a single Salmo salar chromosome ssa22, Ssal_v3.1, whole genome shotgun sequence genomic region:
- the LOC106583583 gene encoding uncharacterized protein isoform X1: MEVTVFSIFLCFQLEYRHIFRIQCLQHLPFNLYGFYNVTHHETPCHTAILGDSNDKHPAFCSSLLSWGTLQNPFGSGRHRHTPRPFHHDPAGKSAEPILKKMNGQQGQCGPLAFCAEEGPLCSLAPAAGPWGQSLYASISHQANIIQRRAQSRKRSLTRYITGHTLPHVQSDAQPSVFGLTFHKFAQVEAGTEFPHLTIFLLIHNIGPPGGTNLSKLAIRDSVSGIAPLQSGGMVVEKGFQTFIIELGLSMLRRILPHQWSGVKFGTCQPS; this comes from the exons ATGGAAGTCACTGTATTCTCTATTTTCCTCTGTTTTCAACTAGAATATAGGCATATATTTCGGATACAATGTCTACAACACCTCCCTTTTAATTTGTATGGGTTCTACAATGTAACTCATCATGAAACTCCATGCCATACCGCTATCCTGGGGGACAGCAACGATAAACATCCCGCGTTCTGTAGCTCCCTACTTTCATGGGGAACTTTACAGAACCCATTTGGAAGTGGTCGACATAGA CACACTCCCAGACCATTTCATCACGACCCTGCTGGAAAATCAGCAGAGCCGATTTTGAAGAAGATGAATG GACAACAAGGGCAATGTGGTCCCTTGGCTTTCTGTGCTGAAGAGGGTCCTCTTTGTTCTTTGGCCCCAGCAGCAGGCCCCTGGGGACAGTCCCTCTATGCCTCCATAAGCCACCAGGCTAACATCATACAGCGTAGAGCCCAGAGCCGCAAGAGAAGCCTCACCAGATACATCACTGGTCACACTCTGCCTCAC GTTCAGAGTGATGCACAGCCATCAGTGTTTGGACTCACATTTCACAAATTTGCCCAG GTGGAGGCGGGGACTGAGTTCCCCCATCTGACGATCTTCCTCCTCATCCACAACATTGGGCCTCCGGGGGGCACCAACCTGTCCAAGCTGGCCATCAGGGACTCCGTATCTGGGATAGCACCCCTGCAGAGTGGGGGGATGGTGGTGGAGAAAGGCTTCCAGACCTTCATCATcgaa